The following coding sequences lie in one Anguilla anguilla isolate fAngAng1 chromosome 14, fAngAng1.pri, whole genome shotgun sequence genomic window:
- the smc5 gene encoding structural maintenance of chromosomes protein 5 isoform X2 yields MAALGKRKRPADLFANSQTQNSRLNSSSNTQDDRHTAGDSNGSGFVEGSIVRITMDNFLSYSHSEVIPGPNLNMIVGPNGTGKSSIVCAICLGLAGKTAVLGRGDKVGLYVKRGCTKGWVEIELYRTAGNLVVRREIQVENNTSAWTINGRHATQKTVEEEVKALQVQVGNLCQFLPQEKVGEFAKMSKIELLEATEKSIGPPEMYEFHCKLKTFRTQEKEMENVCKEKASFLEKVTQRHERLRQDVERYYEKKRHLDTIKMLEYKRPWVEYETARQEMVGVKSNREEAKKKLKTLKESQAPVLRRIQALDGRLRPIENHMKEKGVAIREASQKCKQKQDQLDFKNKEIEEIQQAVRLKQTEEADRQKRIGNTRRLIEDLQAQLRGAEAQQDPAPQIDAVNAQLRRAQEERAQREGELSDLRREKDAQTGELMILKNKLRGLEDMMKRKEETLRGRFRDTYDALLWLRRNRQLFRGNVHEPMMLVINVKDPRHAKYIESHVPQNDLKAFVFQRQEDMEVFMTEVRDRQRLRVNAVIAPAESCANRPPPRPIQALQRFGFFSYLRELFDAPEDVMSYLCHQHRVNEIPVGTEKTKGMIETVIRESQLRILFTAEEKYTVRKSAYSSKTISSNSALRPSQFLSMTMDTEEKRLLEENLRSTERRLEEISTQMTALQDRLVQLDRHDHELRAQKKQLLEQKGRKRQLEQKISTKEDSLRQMEKGGIDLQRVEREAKEKIRAVNSRKVAIMAEFTHHMKLRARLQMDKVYYALESAQLAAEKSKLESESRECGAQLKDLERAVADLTQRTARLKQTCEGLLKKAKDACNMDQRDNVVPEHLHAAFNQLPNTLDEIDAQLNEERSRADCFTGLSDAVVEEHERKTQEIEQLRRELEEKKGNLESYRQSISQAKEKWLNPLKQLIEQINEKFSDFFHSMQCAGEVDLHSENEEEYDKYGIRIRVKFRSSMQLHELTPHHQSGGERSVSTMLYLMALQELNRCPFRVVDEINQGMDPVNERRVFDIVVRTACKGTTSQYFFITPKVLQNLSYADEMTVHCVHNGLQMLPPSKWNLESFIRRGKRKHKHMADQ; encoded by the exons ATGGCGGCTCTGGGAAAGAGGAAGCGTCCCGCCGATCTGTTCGCCAACTCCCAAACACAGAATAGCCGACTTAATTCATCATCAAACACACAGGATGATAGGCACACGGCCGGGGATAGCAATGGAAGTGGATTTGTGGAAGGATCCATCGTTCGAATTACTATGGATAACTTCCT GAGCTATAGCCACTCTGAAGTGATTCCCGGGCCAAACCTCAACATGATAGTGGGACCGAACGGAACGGGCAAGTCCAGCATCGTCTGCGCGATCTGTTTGGGCCTGGCGGGCAAGACTGCGGTCCTGGGTCGAGGGGATAAG GTCGGGTTGTACGTGAAGCGTGGCTGTACCAAAGGTTGGGTGGAAATCGAGCT GTACCGGACGGCGGGTAACCTTGTGGTCCGGCGGGAGATCCAGGTGGAGAACAACACATCGGCTTGGACCATCAACGGCCGCCATGCCACCCAGAAGAccgtggaggaggaggtgaaggccCTGCAGGTGCAGGTGGGGAACCTGTGCCAGTTTCTGCCCCAG GAGAAAGTTGGGGAATTTGCCAAAATGAGCAAGATCGAGCTGCTGGAAGCCACCGAGAAATCGATCGGACCTCCGGAGATGTACGAGTTTCACTGCAAGCTCAAGACCTTTCGAACCCAGGAGAAAGAAATGGAG AACGTGTGTAAGGAGAAGGCCAGCTTCCTGGAGAAAGTCACGCAGAGACACGAGAGGCTCAGGCAGGACGTGGAGCGCTACTACGAGAAGAAGAGGCACCTGGACACGATCAAGATGCTGGAGTACAAGCGGCCGTGGGTG GAGTACGAGACGGCTCGGCAGGAGATGGTGGGGGTGAAGAGCAACAGAGAGGAGGCGAAGAAGAAGCTGAAGACGCTGAAGGAGTCCCAGGCTCCCGTCCTGCGCAGAATCCAGGCCCTCGATGGTCGGCTGCGGCCCATCGAGAACCACATGAAAGAAAAG ggCGTGGCTATCCGGGAAGCGTCACAGAAGTGCAAGCAGAAGCAGGACCAGCTggattttaagaacaaagag ATAGAGGAGATCCAGCAGGCCGTCAGACTGAAGCAGACGGAGGAGGCGGACCGGCAGAAGCGCATCGGCAACACGCGCCGCCTGATCGAGGACCTGCAGGCACAGCTGCGCGGCGCGGAGGCGCAGCAGGACCCCGCGCCGCAGATCGACGCCGTCAACGCCCAGCTGCGCAGAGCGCAGGAGGAGAGGGcgcagagggaaggggagctGTCCGACCTGCGCAGGGAGAAGGACGCGCAGACCGGGGAGCTGATGA ttttaaaaaataagctgAGGGGTCTGGAGGACAtgatgaagaggaaggaggagactCTGAGAGGAAGGTTCCGCGACACGTACGACGCCCTGCTCTGGCTGCGGAGGAACCGGCAGCTCTTCAGAGGGAACGTGCACGAGCCCATGATGCTGGTG ATTAACGTCAAAGACCCTCGCCACGCCAAGTACATCGAGAGCCACGTGCCCCAGAACGACCTGAAGGCCTTCGTCTTTCAGAGGCAGGAGGACATGGAGGTGTTCATGACTGAG GTTCGAGACCGCCAGAGGCTGCGCGTGAACGCGGTCATCGCGCCCGCAGAGTCCTGCGCGAACAGGCCCCCGCCCCGACCCATTCAGGCCCTGCA GCGCTTTGGCTTTTTCTCCTACCTGCGTGAGCTGTTCGACGCCCCGGAGGACGTGATGAGCTACCTGTGCCACCAGCACAGAGTCAACGAGATTCCAGTGGGCACGGAGAAAACCAAGGGCATGATCGAAACG gtgatcAGGGAGTCCCAGTTGAGGATCCTCTTCACGGCGGAGGAGAAGTACACGGTCAGGAAGTCCGCGTACAGCAGTAAGACCATCTCCAGTAACTCCGCCCTCCGCCCGTCCCAGTTCCTCTCCATGACGATGGACACGGAGGAGAAGCGGCTGCTGGAGGAGAACCTGAGG AGCACTGAGCGGAGGCTGGAGGAAATCTCCACCCAGATGACGGCCCTGCAGGATCGGCTGGTCCAGCTGGATCGCCATGACCACGAGCTGAGAGCCCAGAAGAAGCAGCTGTTAGAGCAGAAAGGCAGGAAGaggcagctggagcagaagatAAGCACCAAAGAGGACAG cctgcgGCAGATGGAGAAGGGTGGCATTGACCTGCAGCGGGTGGAGCGGGAGGCCAAGGAGAAGATAAGAGCAGTGAACTCCCGGAAGGTGGCCATCATGGCCGAGTTCACTCACCACATGAAG CTCCGGGCCAGGTTGCAGATGGATAAAGTGTATTATGCACTGGAGAGCGCGCAGCTGGCTGCAGAGAAGTCTAAATTGGAATCAGAGTCCAGAGAGTGTGGAGCCCAACTGAAGGATTTGGAG AGAGCGGTCGCAGATCTGACTCAGCGTACGGCCCGGCTAAAGCAGACGTGCGAAGGGCTGCTGAAGAAAGCCAAAGACGCCTGCAACATGGACCAGAGGGACAACGTCGTGCCGGAGCACCTGCACGCG GCGTTTAACCAGCTCCCCAACACGCTGGACGAGATCGACGCCCAGCTGAACGAGGAGAGGTCCAGGGCGGACTGCTTCACCGGGCTCAGCGACGCG gtggtgGAGGAGCACGAGAGGAAGACGCAGGAAATCGAGCAGCTGAggcgggagctggaggagaagaagggGAACCTGGAGTCCTACAGGCAGAGCATCTctcag GCAAAGGAGAAGTGGCTGAACCCGCTGAAGCAGCTGATCGAGCAGATCAACGAGAAGTTCAGCGATTTCTTCCACTCCATGCAGTGTGCTGGCGAAGTGGACCTGCACTCAGAGAACGAA GAGGAGTATGATAAGTACGGGATCCGCATCCGGGTGAAGTTCCGCAGCAGCATGCAGCTGCACGAGCTGACGCCGCATCACCAGAGCGGGGGCGAGCGCAGCGTGTCCACCATGCTCTACCTCATGGCCCTGCAGGAGCTCAACCGCTGCCCCTTCCGCGTGGTGGACGAGATCAACCAG GGTATGGACCCTGTCAACGAGAGGAGGGTCTTTGACATCGTGGTCCGAACAGCGTGCAAAGGGACCACCTCCCAGTACTTCTTCATCACACCCAAG GTGTTGCAGAACCTGTCATATGCAGATGAGATGACCGTCCATTGTGTCCACAACGGCTTGCAGATGCTCCCGCCCAGCAAGTGGAATCTGGAGAGCTTTATCCGGCGTGGCAagcgcaaacacaaacacatggccGACCAATGA